GGAATATTGTGTGATCGCTGCCCCAATTCCTACCTTTTCTATCAGGTTTTATAGGTACTAAACTAACATTATTGATTCTAAAATTCCTGAGAGGAATCCTCTTCCATTTTTGACATATACGTAGGTAGGGCTATGCTGCACAAAAGCCTGATTTAGTGAGATTTAGCTCTACCTAATAATATATTTACAATCAAATGACTTATTAATAGATGCTTGATAAGCTTGCTCATCATGAATATATAATTACTATTTAAGCTTTTATTTATTCGATGTTACGCAGTGAAGTTAGTTAACATAATAGAAATATACTTTATATTTCTATAAAGAAAAATAAAGAAAAAGTGAAATATTACCTATTGAGAATTTGGAGAGACTTGAAATTTCGCATCTCTAGATCGCCGATCCAGTAATACTAAAAACCCGGTTTCTTTATCGTTGATCCTACGAGATATCAAGCTTTCCAGGAGAGAGCAACCGGGTTTTTTGCCCCCTTTTTGACTACTGTATCGGATAAAGAAACTCGGTATCTGGGAGATACCGAGTTTCTAAGGTTCAGTTTTTAAGTATATAATTTTACCGGTACGAGAATACGTATGTAATCATGTAACTTAAATAAAACTTATATGTAAGTGATTACTTCAATTAATTTTACTTTAGGTTAAGTATTTTAACTTTCAATTGCGTAATGAATACATACTGAGGTATTTGACAGAAATTAATTGAATAGCAAGCGTCTGCAATTGCTATAAATCGCATAGCAGTTGTCTCAACAGGGGTATCTATAATTTTTGCGCCTGCTATCAATGCTTCACATATAGAATGATTATCGCTAAAAAATCAATTAACAATTTTTTTAATAGATTTTCCGAGGATTCAATGAATTTTAGTAATCCAGAAAAAAACACCATTCTGATCGTTGATGACAATCCTATCAACCTACAGATATTACTTGCTTTACTAGCAAATGCTAATTTTCAAGTTTTAGTGGCTGATGACGGGGAAGGTGCAATACAAATAGCAGAAATTTCTTGCCCAGATCTGATATTGTTAGATGTTTTAATGCCAAATATGGATGGCTTTGAAACTTGTCGTCGGTTGAAAAACAATGTAGCGACTCAGGATATCCCTATCATTTTTCTGACAGCCCTAGCACAAAAAGCAGACAAGGTCAAAGGTTTAAATCTTGGGGCTGTCGATTACATTACCAAGCCACTAGAAAATGAAGAAGTTTTAGCAAGAGTGAAAATTCATCTCAGCTTAAGAAATTTAACTAAAAGACTTAAAGAACAAAATACGCGTCTGGAAACAGAGATTTACGAGCGCCAGCAAGCAGAAAAGAAAATTCAAGAACAAGCAGCACTACTTGATATTACCACAGATGCAATTTTTGTTCGAGATGCAAACAACCTCATCCGTTATTGGAATAAAGGGGCTGAACATCTTTATGGATGGACAGCCGAAGAAGCTATTGGCAAAAATACTCGCGAAATTTTGTATAAATCGGAAACTTTTTCCCAACTTGATGAGATCCAACAAACATTGGCTGATGTTGGCTCTTGGGAGGGTGAGTTACATCAAGTTACAAAAGGGGATAACTCAATTATTGTTGCTAGCCGATGGACATTGATAAATAATGTGGAAGGGCAACCGAATTCTATCCTGACCGTCAACACAAACATAACGGAGAAGAAACAACTAGAAGCACAATTTCTGCAAGCGCAACGCATGGAAAGTTTGGGGACTCTAGCAAGTGGTATCGCTCACGATCTCAACAATACCCTAACCCCAATGATGATGATAATTCAACTGCTAGAAACCAAATTGGTGGGTGGGCAAAGTCGCGAATGGATTTCTTTATTAGAAAACAATGTGAGACGTGCAGCCGACTTAGTCAAACAGGTATTGTACTTCTCACAAGGTAGTGAAGTTCAATTTGCTACTTTACAAGTCAGGCATTTAATTTTGGAAGTTGAGCAGATTCTCAAACAATCATTTCCCAAATCCATCAATATCGTTTTAGATATTCCCAAACCAAACCTCTGGAGTATCTATGGTGATGCTACCCAACTTCACCAAGTTCTTATGAATCTCTGTATCAATGCTCGCGATGCAATGCCAGTAGGCGGCTCTTTACGAATTTCTGCAAAAAACGTTTGGGTAGATGCTCAATATACGCGCAAAAATATTGATGCTAAAGTGGGACCTTATGTTGCGATCGCAATATCTGATACAGGAATAGGCATTCCTCAAGAAATCATAGACAGAATTTTTGAACCATTTTTCACAACAAAAGATGTGGGTCAAGGTACGGGACTTGGATTGTCCACAGTTATGGGTCTTGTTAAAAGCCACGGTGGATTTGTGAGCGTGAAAAGTGAGGCAAGGAAGGGAGCAGAATTTCAGATCTATTTACCAGTCAAGCAAACGATAGAAACAGACAGTATATTAACAATAGATAACGATGATTTATCGCTAGGACATGGAGAATTGGTTCTTGTCGTTGATGATGACGATTCAATTCGTGAAATGACTAAAACTTTGTTAGAAAGAAATGCTTATAAAGTTTTAGTTGCTCGTGATGGAATGGAGGCAATCGCCCTATACACGCAGCATATCCGCGAAATCAACGTTGTCTTGATTGACATGATGATGCCTTCTATGGATGGTCCAACAACGATCCGCATTTTAAGAAAGATAAATCCAAACATTAAGATAGTTGGTTTTAGCGGACTTGGGTCAAACCATGAGATGTTAAAATTTTTGAAAGATCATGTCACAACTGTTTTACCAAAGCCTTTCTCTTTAGACGAGTTGTTAAGTAATTTACAGCTTGTTTTGAATGCTACTTAGAAATGTTAGTGGTTAGTAGATAGTAGATAGTGGTTAGTGGTTAGTGGTTAGTGGTTAGTGGTTAGTAGTATCAACAACTAACCACTAACAACTAACAACCAACAACTAACTACTTAATATTAATATTTATCGTAATTGCCGTACCTTGAAATTTTCCACTGGTTAGGGAATGGTAAGACACAAATCCACGATGTGGTTGGTCAAAAAGATAACCACGAGATAAAGGTGGAACCTTACCTTGTTTAACTAAAGAAATAAAAGTTCCTAGATAGTTGCGTATACTTTTGCGATTTCCCTCAGTTGTACTTATATGTTTCTCAATTAACATCATAAATAAGTCCAAGCTTCGGTTTTCTTGACCGTCTGCCCAATTGCCATTCTCTAAAAAAGAAGCTGCTATGAGTTTTTCACCTGTTTGTTGTACTTTAAACAGGGTATAGTAACGCCATTCTTTTTTTGAATCGCTAATATAACAAACCCAAGAACCCTCCGAGTCTTGTACAAAACCTTGTTGTGCAAGATACGCAAATGGCGAACTACTTTGCTGACTTGCTATGGGGGGTAATAAATTTTCTACCGTATTAAAAGAACAAAGTTTTTGTGTTATTTTTTGTTGCAGAGGAATTGGAATTTCTTGCGCTATAGCCACAAAAGATAGAAATGCAAACGCCTGAATAGCGGATGCACTAAACAAATGAATAATGGTATGCATATTTTTTTTACTTATTAAGTTAAAAATGAGACCCTTTTTTTCATGTAAAGTAAAAAGTGTCTCTCTTCCATTTTTTTATTCGATAAGTTCTTTAGCACTCCGGAGGATATTTCTTTTTTTCTCTCTCTAAAAGCTATTTGTTTAAAACAGTATAAATTGACATGATTTGAATTTAATTTTCTTGTTTAAAAATTTTTAAGATTTTATGAAGAGTATTTCTAGCTACTATTTTTGAGGATTTTTTTCATATAGGGTTGGCAATGCTCTAGATCCCCGACTTCTCAAAGAAGTCGGGGATCTAACTTGCTATATTAGTGTATTGAGTGGTGTGTCAGGCATTTCCCGTAAAGGATAAAGCTGTTGGCGTAACGGAGAATCTTCTGTCAGTGGTACTGAAATGACTTCAGACTCCTTCCCTAAAAGAACACTTTAGGCGCAGTATATATCTATACTGCTATTGGCAACAACACGCTTGGCAATTCTTTTAAATGAGAGCAGCGCTTCAACAGGAGAAACAATTGTAAAGAAATATGAATAATGCCTTCTGCCTTCTGCCCTATGCCCTGGGCGCTTCAACATAGCTGCCTCCTGTCTTCTACCTCCTTCGTTACATTCACCTAACTTATATAAATTCTTTGTTAAATTCATTTACAGACATAGCTCTCGGTGTGTCACACTTACAAACTAGAACTGGTTAAAGATTTGGAGTAAAAAGTCCGCAACTCCTGACTTTTGCTTTTAAGTTACCCTGTAGGGGTGTAACGAATGATATGATGTGACGTTAGTATCAATCAAATCCATCACTACTAACTGCACTACATTCTGGCTCGTCTGACTTGTTTGTCATTACGAAATCTGGTATCCTCTCGAAGGGAATTAAGCAGATCCGTCAAATCTTCTGGTGTGGCAAATCTTACCGCAACAGAAATCTTAATTTAACCAGGGAAAGTAGTGATTGGTTTGATGGATGTAACGGATAAGTCCGTCCTCTACAGATACAAATAGATTATGGAGGTATCTGTACGGATCGATCGTGTTCTACCAGTCAGGGATTTACTCGTTAGGCTGCAAACCTCCTTGCAACTTATCATATTGGCTGTTCTGGGTTAACAAAACCTAACCAGTCTCAGTATTGCTTTGACTATGTTTGAGAAAATGTTTATGTTCCTACCTTTAGGGTGCTCGCCAGCCCCAGAGTTACCGAAACTAGGTAGGTTGAGCATAAGTAGAGGCGCAAATTATTGCGTCTGTTTAAGCGTGCATCTCGAAACAGTAATTGACCCAGACATTAATGAAACTCTTATGACTGGGTTGATTGGAAGAGGCTTCACACCGCGCACCGAAGAGAACACCGGACGCGCAACGAGTTTGCCTCTTCCTTGAAAGTTCTGCAAGAGCGTGTCTCTTCAGAGCAAAGATTTGCGGTGAAATGACAACCAAAATTTTTTTGGCAATATTTTTTGTGTTGCCTTGATATTTTGCACAACCATAACTTACGTGACCTCAAAAATAAAGTCTGAAGTATGAAGTATGAAGTCAACCCTATGAATGAATTCGGGAGGAGGCGCTTTGCACGGAGAAGTTGGCTGAAAGGTTTTCCTCGCTCCCAACTTCGCCCCATGTCCTTTGGATATCCTACGCGCTTAGCTCCTTTGCAGGAGATAATAAAAGTTTCCACGGTAGTGCGTTGCTGTCGTCGAGAATGTTGTCGCAACTGCCTCCCTATTGCAACGACTGCCATGGGTTTAAAACTTAGATTGTATATTCTGCGTGCTACCAGAATAAGTTCGGGTACTTGTGCTGGCTTTAGCACTTTTTTATGCTCAATCCTTCATTTTTTAGACTTTATTTTTTATATCGGGAAAGCACTACATCATAAAGTAACTTGTCACTCTACCAAGTGGTTTGTCACTGTACACCTGTGAATTGTCCATAAACCCGTATTTGGATGGCAAAGGAAACGGTGAAAAAGATTCTAGTGATTGAAAATAAAGCAGAAACCCGAAAACTTTTTCTTTCATGCCTAAAAGCTGAAGGTTTCCATGCGATCAGTGCTGAAAACGGTGCGATCGCAGTTCAACGAGCACAACAAGAGTTACCCGATCTAATCATCAGCGAAGTTTTGTTGCCAAAACTCGATGGTTTTAAAGTTCTAACAGCATTGCGCCAAAATCCAGCCACAGCAATTATTCCTTTTATTTTTGTTACAGCTAAAGTCAGTCGCACTGATATTCGCAAAGGCATGGAATTGGGAGCAGATGATTACATCACAAAACCTTGTACATTAGATGAATTACTCAAAGCGATCGCAGCTCGCTTGCAGAGACAAGCCATTCTTCAAACGTTGTATGGAGCAGCACCCACATCAGTAACAGAAAATCCTTCCGGAGATAGTTGCGGCGCGTCTAGGACGAACGCAGGGACTCCAAGGGGCAAAACCTCTACTGACACTTTTCTATACTCTGGTTCTAAGAACCTGGAAGTAGCTTCTGCAAAGCGAAGCTTTTCACCCAATAGCATCATGAAATCGGACGAGCCTCAGTCAATTCTGCCCAACGATCCGGAATTGAGAGAGGTCTTCCGCTTTATTGAAGCAAACTACAATCAACAGATAACTTTAAGTAACGTAGCTGAAGCTGTGGGTTATTCTCCAGCTTATCTCACTAATCTTGTGAGACGGCAAACAGGACAAACTGTACAAGGTTGGATTATCGAGCGTCGAATGGCAGCTGCACGTTCCTTACTGTTAGAAACTAATCACAGAGTAGAAGAAATCGCTGCCCAAGTTGGGTATTTTCACACAGTTCATTTCTTTCGCCAGTTTCGCCAGTATCATGGAACAACTCCCCAAGCCTGGAGAAGAACACAGCTTGCTCAGTACAAAGCCCAATACAAGCAAGAGCAACA
This genomic interval from Scytonema hofmannii PCC 7110 contains the following:
- a CDS encoding DNA-binding response regulator — protein: MAKETVKKILVIENKAETRKLFLSCLKAEGFHAISAENGAIAVQRAQQELPDLIISEVLLPKLDGFKVLTALRQNPATAIIPFIFVTAKVSRTDIRKGMELGADDYITKPCTLDELLKAIAARLQRQAILQTLYGAAPTSVTENPSGDSCGASRTNAGTPRGKTSTDTFLYSGSKNLEVASAKRSFSPNSIMKSDEPQSILPNDPELREVFRFIEANYNQQITLSNVAEAVGYSPAYLTNLVRRQTGQTVQGWIIERRMAAARSLLLETNHRVEEIAAQVGYFHTVHFFRQFRQYHGTTPQAWRRTQLAQYKAQYKQEQQNG
- a CDS encoding response regulator, with protein sequence MNFSNPEKNTILIVDDNPINLQILLALLANANFQVLVADDGEGAIQIAEISCPDLILLDVLMPNMDGFETCRRLKNNVATQDIPIIFLTALAQKADKVKGLNLGAVDYITKPLENEEVLARVKIHLSLRNLTKRLKEQNTRLETEIYERQQAEKKIQEQAALLDITTDAIFVRDANNLIRYWNKGAEHLYGWTAEEAIGKNTREILYKSETFSQLDEIQQTLADVGSWEGELHQVTKGDNSIIVASRWTLINNVEGQPNSILTVNTNITEKKQLEAQFLQAQRMESLGTLASGIAHDLNNTLTPMMMIIQLLETKLVGGQSREWISLLENNVRRAADLVKQVLYFSQGSEVQFATLQVRHLILEVEQILKQSFPKSINIVLDIPKPNLWSIYGDATQLHQVLMNLCINARDAMPVGGSLRISAKNVWVDAQYTRKNIDAKVGPYVAIAISDTGIGIPQEIIDRIFEPFFTTKDVGQGTGLGLSTVMGLVKSHGGFVSVKSEARKGAEFQIYLPVKQTIETDSILTIDNDDLSLGHGELVLVVDDDDSIREMTKTLLERNAYKVLVARDGMEAIALYTQHIREINVVLIDMMMPSMDGPTTIRILRKINPNIKIVGFSGLGSNHEMLKFLKDHVTTVLPKPFSLDELLSNLQLVLNAT